In one window of Mus pahari chromosome 3, PAHARI_EIJ_v1.1, whole genome shotgun sequence DNA:
- the Nr5a1 gene encoding steroidogenic factor 1 isoform X1 — MDYSYDEDLDELCPVCGDKVSGYHYGLLTCESCKGFFKRTVQNNKHYTCTESQSCKIDKTQRKRCPFCRFQKCLTVGMRLEAVRADRMRGGRNKFGPMYKRDRALKQQKKAQIRANGFKLETGPPMGVPPPPPPPPDYMLPPSLHAPEPKALVSGPPSGPLGDFGAPSLPMAVPGPHGPLAGYLYPAFSNRTIKSEYPEPYASPPQQPGPPYSYPEPFPGGPNVPELILQLLQLEPEEDQVRARIVGCLQEPAKSRSDQPAPFSLLCRMADQTFISIVDWARRCMVFKELEVADQMTLLQNCWSELLVLDHIYRQVQYGKEDSILLITGQEVELSTVAVQAGSLLHSLVLRAQELVLQLHALQLDRQEFVCLKFLILFSLDVKFLNNHSLVKDAQEKANAALLDYTLCHYPHCGDKFQQLLLCLVEVRALSMQAKEYLYHKHLGNEMPRNNLLIEMLQAKQT, encoded by the exons ATGGACTATTCGTACGACGAGGACCTGGACGAGCTGTGTCCGGTGTGTGGTGACAAGGTGTCGGGCTACCACTACGGGCTGCTCACGTGCGAGAGCTGCAAG GGCTTCTTCAAGCGCACAGTCCAGAACAACAAGCATTACACGTGCACCGAGAGTCAGAGCTGCAAAATCGACAAGACGCAGCGTAAGCGCTGTCCCTTCTGCCGCTTCCAGAAGTGCCTGACGGTGGGCATGCGCCTGGAAG CTGTGCGTGCTGATCGAATGCGGGGTGGCCGGAACAAGTTTGGGCCCATGTACAAGAGAGACCGGGCCTTGAAGCAGCAGAAGAAAGCACAGATTCGGGCCAATGGCTTCAAGCTGGAGACCGGACCACCGATGGGGGTGCCcccgccaccccctcccccaccggaCTACATGTTACCCCCTAGCCTGCATGCACCGGAACCCAAGGCCCTGGTCTCTGGACCGCCCAGTGGGCCGCTGGGTGACTTTGGAGCCCCATCTCTGCCCATGGCTGTGCCTGGTCCCCACGGGCCTCTGGCTGGCTACCTCTATCCTGCCTTCTCTAACCGCACCATCAAGTCTGAGTATCCAGAGCCCTATGCCAGCCCCCCTCAACAGCCAGGGCCACCCTACAGCTATCCAGAACCCTTTCCGGGAGGGCCCAATGTACCAGAGCTCATATTGCAGCTGCTGCAACTAGAGCCAGAGGAGGACCAGGTGCGTGCTCGCATCGTGGGCTGTCTGCAGGAGCCAGCCAAAAGCCGCTCTGACCAGCCAGCACCCTTCAGCCTCCTCTGCAGAATGGCCGACCAGACCTTTATCTCCATTGTCGACTGGGCACGAAGGTGCATGGTCTTTAAGGAGCTGGAG GTGGCTGACCAGATGACACTGCTGCAGAACTGTTGGAGCGAGTTGCTGGTGTTGGACCACATCTACCGCCAGGTCCAGTATGGCAAGGAAGACAGCATCCTGCTGATTACTGGACAGGAG GTGGAGTTGAGCACGGTGGCTGTGCAGGCTGGCTCCCTGCTGCACAGCCTGGTGCTGCGGGCCCAAGAGTTGGTGCTCCAGTTGCATGCGCTGCAGCTGGACCGCCAGGAGTTCGTCTGTCTCAAGTTCCTCATCCTCTTCAGCCTCG ATGTGAAATTCCTGAACAACCACAGCCTGGTAAAGGACGCCCAGGAGAAGGCCAACGCCGCCCTGCTGGATTACACCTTATGTCACTACCCACACTGCGGGGACAAATTCCAGCAGTTGCTCTTGTGCCTGGTGGAGGTGCGGGCCCTGAGCATGCAGGCCAAGGAGTACCTGTACCACAAGCATTTGGGCAACGAGATGCCCCGCAACAACCTTCTCATTGAGATGCTGCAGGCCAAGCAGACTTGA
- the Nr5a1 gene encoding steroidogenic factor 1 isoform X2, with the protein MDYSYDEDLDELCPVCGDKVSGYHYGLLTCESCKGFFKRTVQNNKHYTCTESQSCKIDKTQRKRCPFCRFQKCLTVGMRLEAVRADRMRGGRNKFGPMYKRDRALKQQKKAQIRANGFKLETGPPMGVPPPPPPPPDYMLPPSLHAPEPKALVSGPPSGPLGDFGAPSLPMAVPGPHGPLAGYLYPAFSNRTIKSEYPEPYASPPQQPGPPYSYPEPFPGGPNVPELILQLLQLEPEEDQVRARIVGCLQEPAKSRSDQPAPFSLLCRMADQTFISIVDWARRCMVFKELEVELSTVAVQAGSLLHSLVLRAQELVLQLHALQLDRQEFVCLKFLILFSLDVKFLNNHSLVKDAQEKANAALLDYTLCHYPHCGDKFQQLLLCLVEVRALSMQAKEYLYHKHLGNEMPRNNLLIEMLQAKQT; encoded by the exons ATGGACTATTCGTACGACGAGGACCTGGACGAGCTGTGTCCGGTGTGTGGTGACAAGGTGTCGGGCTACCACTACGGGCTGCTCACGTGCGAGAGCTGCAAG GGCTTCTTCAAGCGCACAGTCCAGAACAACAAGCATTACACGTGCACCGAGAGTCAGAGCTGCAAAATCGACAAGACGCAGCGTAAGCGCTGTCCCTTCTGCCGCTTCCAGAAGTGCCTGACGGTGGGCATGCGCCTGGAAG CTGTGCGTGCTGATCGAATGCGGGGTGGCCGGAACAAGTTTGGGCCCATGTACAAGAGAGACCGGGCCTTGAAGCAGCAGAAGAAAGCACAGATTCGGGCCAATGGCTTCAAGCTGGAGACCGGACCACCGATGGGGGTGCCcccgccaccccctcccccaccggaCTACATGTTACCCCCTAGCCTGCATGCACCGGAACCCAAGGCCCTGGTCTCTGGACCGCCCAGTGGGCCGCTGGGTGACTTTGGAGCCCCATCTCTGCCCATGGCTGTGCCTGGTCCCCACGGGCCTCTGGCTGGCTACCTCTATCCTGCCTTCTCTAACCGCACCATCAAGTCTGAGTATCCAGAGCCCTATGCCAGCCCCCCTCAACAGCCAGGGCCACCCTACAGCTATCCAGAACCCTTTCCGGGAGGGCCCAATGTACCAGAGCTCATATTGCAGCTGCTGCAACTAGAGCCAGAGGAGGACCAGGTGCGTGCTCGCATCGTGGGCTGTCTGCAGGAGCCAGCCAAAAGCCGCTCTGACCAGCCAGCACCCTTCAGCCTCCTCTGCAGAATGGCCGACCAGACCTTTATCTCCATTGTCGACTGGGCACGAAGGTGCATGGTCTTTAAGGAGCTGGAG GTGGAGTTGAGCACGGTGGCTGTGCAGGCTGGCTCCCTGCTGCACAGCCTGGTGCTGCGGGCCCAAGAGTTGGTGCTCCAGTTGCATGCGCTGCAGCTGGACCGCCAGGAGTTCGTCTGTCTCAAGTTCCTCATCCTCTTCAGCCTCG ATGTGAAATTCCTGAACAACCACAGCCTGGTAAAGGACGCCCAGGAGAAGGCCAACGCCGCCCTGCTGGATTACACCTTATGTCACTACCCACACTGCGGGGACAAATTCCAGCAGTTGCTCTTGTGCCTGGTGGAGGTGCGGGCCCTGAGCATGCAGGCCAAGGAGTACCTGTACCACAAGCATTTGGGCAACGAGATGCCCCGCAACAACCTTCTCATTGAGATGCTGCAGGCCAAGCAGACTTGA